One Edaphobacter flagellatus genomic region harbors:
- a CDS encoding UDP-N-acetylmuramoyl-tripeptide--D-alanyl-D-alanine ligase — protein MKLTLGQVADWIYAEGDFDTSAEAFGYSIDSRTISAGDLFFAVKGERLDGHDYVAAALADGAVAAVVSNQWIVPSEIDTSKLLRVSECDDCVLLALQRLAHTVRKHWGGRVIGVTGSAGKTTTKEAVAQVLGAKFRVLKSAGNLNNAFGLPLQLLKLEKEHEVAVIEMGMNHAGEITALAKIAEPDWAVVSNVAPVHMEFFPDGLAGIARAKYELVESLSADGIAVLNVDDPYVKDFGKGMGGRAIFYGTESSAQVRAENIEEAGVDGMRFDAVIATDREPVHLKLLGRHNVLNALAAIAVGVRSGMSLKACAAALYELEPGDKRGEILKWHGATLINDCYNSNPRALDAMVDALMAMPGERHIVIAGEMLELGPEANALHTACGRRMAERGVSAVVGVRGHAHALVAAAQEAGLNALFVQTPEEAGAWLEQNLRAGDVVLLKASRGVRLEKALAALDA, from the coding sequence ATGAAGTTGACGCTCGGTCAGGTTGCTGACTGGATTTACGCAGAGGGCGATTTCGATACATCCGCCGAAGCGTTCGGCTACTCGATCGATTCGCGAACCATCAGTGCTGGTGACCTCTTCTTCGCCGTCAAAGGTGAACGCCTGGACGGCCACGACTACGTTGCCGCTGCGTTGGCCGATGGTGCAGTCGCAGCCGTGGTGAGCAATCAATGGATTGTGCCTTCAGAAATCGATACCTCAAAGTTGCTACGTGTATCTGAATGTGACGATTGCGTGCTGCTTGCGTTGCAGCGCCTCGCTCACACCGTCCGGAAGCATTGGGGCGGACGCGTTATCGGAGTTACGGGATCGGCCGGAAAGACGACCACCAAGGAGGCCGTCGCGCAGGTGCTTGGCGCCAAGTTTCGTGTATTGAAGTCCGCGGGCAATCTGAATAATGCCTTCGGGCTTCCTCTACAACTGCTGAAGTTGGAGAAGGAACACGAGGTCGCGGTAATCGAGATGGGCATGAACCATGCCGGTGAGATCACAGCGCTTGCGAAGATTGCTGAGCCTGATTGGGCGGTCGTCTCAAACGTTGCTCCGGTGCACATGGAGTTCTTTCCCGATGGCCTTGCCGGAATCGCGCGCGCGAAGTACGAACTGGTTGAGTCATTGTCTGCGGATGGTATTGCTGTTCTGAACGTTGATGATCCCTATGTCAAGGACTTCGGCAAAGGTATGGGTGGTCGCGCGATCTTCTATGGAACGGAGTCGAGCGCACAGGTTCGTGCAGAAAATATCGAAGAAGCAGGTGTGGATGGCATGCGGTTCGATGCGGTGATAGCGACCGACCGCGAGCCGGTGCATCTGAAACTGCTGGGCCGTCATAATGTGCTGAACGCGCTGGCAGCGATCGCTGTGGGCGTTCGCAGTGGGATGAGTCTGAAGGCCTGCGCTGCTGCCCTGTACGAGCTTGAACCAGGCGACAAGCGCGGCGAAATCTTGAAGTGGCACGGCGCAACCCTGATTAATGATTGCTACAACTCCAACCCGCGTGCGCTGGATGCGATGGTGGACGCGCTGATGGCGATGCCCGGCGAGCGCCATATTGTCATCGCGGGCGAGATGCTGGAGCTTGGACCGGAAGCCAATGCTTTACACACAGCCTGTGGGCGACGCATGGCCGAACGCGGTGTCTCTGCTGTGGTGGGAGTACGCGGTCACGCGCATGCGCTGGTCGCGGCGGCACAGGAGGCTGGCTTGAATGCGCTGTTTGTGCAGACTCCGGAGGAGGCCGGTGCGTGGTTGGAACAGAACCTCCGCGCCGGAGACGTTGTTCTTCTGAAGGCCTCGCGCGGTGTGCGGCTGGAGAAGGCCCTTGCCGCGCTGGATGCATAA